The stretch of DNA GAAATTATAATCTGACCTGTAATTTTGTAGGCAAGATGGATGATGTGTGAACATCACCTCTGTTGAAACCTGGACTAACTAAAACTGATCGTCAGGCCCCCTTCAAACCATACGCCTTTAATACCATTTCTTCATCAACTCACAAACAccttctcacttttctttttttcaacttATAAACTTCGAGATCTCCGTGCACAAAAAGCTTCCAAGGGTCTGTTCCTTTCCCCCTAACAAATTTTGGGTATCTTTTGTTTTGTTCTATAGGATGAAGGTCACTCTAGTTTCACGCAGTGGAAGAGAGTTCATCAATGGTGGCCTCGAGCTTCCTGACTCAGTATCCCTTCTTATCTTTCTTgggttttatcttattttattttatgtgtgTTTATAGTTTTCGGCTGATTGTTTGCTtggaaaatgaaggaaaataaattGATTCTATTGTGTTTTATTTTCTGTAGGCTACTGTGGCTGATCTGCAGGAGGCAATTTACAAGAGAAGTAAGTACTTTGCTTTATTAGTACTTTAAAATTAGCTTAATAACGTACTCTGTTTGCCAATTAAGTAGTTCTTATCAGAACAAGGAAGAACTTATAACTCTGCTTTGggaaaacatttaaatttttgtggGAGATTCCCTGAAAATCTTCTTGTTTTGTTTAAGGTTTTCTCTTGATTCATGTGCTTTGTTTACTCTTTCCTGTTTCATGTGGGCGCTAGAGTTTCGGttattattatcttttcattTGCGCATTGCATTGCATGGATGGTCTAATGTACTTGGTTGTTGAGTGAGGAAGTAACTTGAAACATCAGATAAGGCGATGTTTCCTTATGGACACTTATCGTTGCGATTGAAGACCTTTTGTGTTCCTAGTTGTGTGTGCTTCTAGATGACATGTACCAACACTAAATTGCTAATGCAAATTATGGTTTTCTGCtgcatataacatttatatatatttatccagCCTATGTTTCTAATTATATGATTAAGATAACGAAAATAATTGAAGGTATGCGTCATATTCATTTGATAGATAAGCGTCATATTACTGTTTACCGAGCTTGTAACGATAGCCTAGAAATTGGTTTATATATTTCATGTAAGCATACACAAAGATGCCTACtatgtttcatgttttaataGCTTTAAGCCTCTCTTTTTTTCCATGTTTCGTTGGTCTAAATAATTATAGCATTGTATGTTACATCTAGGGTGATTTGCTGGCATCTACTAGTTCATGTGCAAGGTTACGGAGTCACTGAGTGTCACTAACTTTCCACTCAGTTAcgcttttttatttttgtttaaatcctTGGTAGATTTTATGTTTGAATTCTTCATCCTGTTTAAGTTTCTAATGGTTTTGTAGAagtgatatgttttgagttgcATTCAAATTGATGGGAAAGAAAAACTCACCAATAGCGGTGATCATTGCTTTTCTGCCTGTTTTTCTTGTTGCTATGAATTTGGAATTTGAGCCCTTAACCCCCAAATGTGATTCCTAGATGTGTTTCTGATAGTATGTTTGTAGGCAGCTTCATTGGCCATAAGAATCTTATTAACCCCATTttcaaatgttaaattactaGCTAAAAAGTTTTATCCTTCAAGACAAAGACTAACACTCCCAGTACCTCCGGGATCAAAGGAGAGACCTGTCGTCCTTAACTACAAGAAGAGCCTCAAAGATTACTCTGATGAAAAACAGAACAAGTTAACTGTAGTGTTCAAGGATCTGGGTCCGCAAGTATCGTATAGTACACTTTTCTTCTTTGAATACTTGGGTCCTTTGATCCTCTATCCTATCTTCTACTACTTTCCAGTGTACAAGTTCTTTGGTTATGGAGAGGATCGTGTGATCCACCCAGTTCAAACATATGCTGTATATTACTGGTGTTTCCACTACCTCAAACGTATTATGGAAACATTCTTTGTCCACCGCTTCAGCCATGCAACATCTCCACTCTCAAATGTCTTCCGGAATTGTGCTTATTATTGGCTCTTTGGTTCTTACATAGCTTACTACGTAAACCACCCACTTTACACACCTGTTGGTGATCTTCAAATGAAGATAGGGTTTGGATTTGGGTTGGTTTGTCAACTGTCAAACTTATATTGTCATATCATACTGAAGAATCTACGAAACCCTGATGGGAGCGGAGGCTATCAAATTCCTCATCGATTTGTGTTCAACATTGTGACATGTGCAAACTACACTACAGAGATTTACCAATGGCTCGGTTTCAATATTGCTACGCAGACTGTTGCAGGTTATGTATTTCTCGTAGTTGCTACTTCTATCATGACCAATTGGGCCCTCGCAAAGCACCGCCGTTTGAAGAAGGTATTTCCATAGCTTTACAGTTGAACCACTAAATCATATAGGTTTCGTGCAGACAATTAAGGTTTCCTTCAATATGCTTTCTGCATATAACATTCTATATGTTAGTATACATTGCGTGTGAGTGCATGTGCATCTCTTATATTGAACTCGGATTTCGCCTGGAGGTTATTGTTTATATGTTCATGTCTTGTTAATAGATAGAATATCAACTCTGTTAATCTCATTATCATGTCTTCGGTTTAAAGTTTCCCCTTACCTTTAACTTCTTGTTCCTCGCAGCTATTTGACGGTAATGAAGGAAGGCCTAAGTACCCGCGCAGATGGGTAATTCTTCCCCCATTCCTGTAGAATGACGGGTAAAACCTCCTACTCATTGGACTTTTTTCAGTATTAAGTTTTCATTCCAGAAGCATGGATTCGAGTTCATGTCAGATACGAACATAAGATGACCAGGGAATTCATTTTTGTTTTCAGTTTAGATAATGTAATGTATCTGATATGCATTAGGATGATCCTTCTTTTTGTATAAATATTCAATTGATAAAGGTTGATGCCATTCAATCAGCTTGATACTACTGGCATCAAAGTTTGAGCTAACTTCAAAAACCCGTCCTCGGACTGCAACTCGCATACATGAAGTTGGATTCCTACTCTCGAATTTTGTCCAAACCAACAAGTTTAATGAAGAAATTGTGATTGTGAAACTTATCAATACACGCTTAACGTTCCAAGCAAGCAAAACTATACTTCCAATGTTTGCAAATGAATG from Gossypium hirsutum isolate 1008001.06 chromosome D04, Gossypium_hirsutum_v2.1, whole genome shotgun sequence encodes:
- the LOC107904734 gene encoding very-long-chain enoyl-CoA reductase — translated: MKVTLVSRSGREFINGGLELPDSATVADLQEAIYKRTKKFYPSRQRLTLPVPPGSKERPVVLNYKKSLKDYSDEKQNKLTVVFKDLGPQVSYSTLFFFEYLGPLILYPIFYYFPVYKFFGYGEDRVIHPVQTYAVYYWCFHYLKRIMETFFVHRFSHATSPLSNVFRNCAYYWLFGSYIAYYVNHPLYTPVGDLQMKIGFGFGLVCQLSNLYCHIILKNLRNPDGSGGYQIPHRFVFNIVTCANYTTEIYQWLGFNIATQTVAGYVFLVVATSIMTNWALAKHRRLKKLFDGNEGRPKYPRRWVILPPFL